One window from the genome of Treponema sp. OMZ 838 encodes:
- the tpiA gene encoding triose-phosphate isomerase yields MRRYFIAGNWKMHKTKGEAVDLAKGVVEAVKGGKHKYMIAPSFTALDAVSQVVKGTNILLGAQNMSTDEQGAHTGEVSVLQLKDLGVQVVILGHSERRHIYGETDTMINKKVRLALQHGLEVILCIGELLEEREAGHAESVCASQTEKGLEGVTAQELARVTIAYEPVWAIGTGKTATPEDADAIHAHIRSVIAKLYGKAAADAMVIQYGGSMKAENAKALLAKENIDGGLIGGAALKADTFAPIALCE; encoded by the coding sequence ATGCGTAGATATTTTATTGCAGGTAACTGGAAAATGCACAAAACAAAGGGAGAAGCCGTAGATTTGGCAAAAGGTGTGGTAGAGGCTGTCAAAGGCGGAAAGCACAAATACATGATTGCTCCTTCCTTTACCGCCCTTGATGCCGTTTCTCAGGTAGTAAAAGGGACGAATATTTTGCTTGGTGCGCAGAATATGAGTACTGATGAGCAAGGCGCTCATACCGGAGAAGTGTCCGTATTGCAGCTTAAAGACCTTGGTGTACAGGTTGTTATTCTCGGCCATTCGGAACGGCGTCATATTTACGGCGAAACCGATACGATGATCAACAAAAAGGTTCGGCTTGCATTGCAGCACGGGCTTGAAGTGATCCTTTGCATCGGCGAATTGCTGGAAGAACGCGAAGCAGGTCATGCGGAATCTGTTTGTGCGTCACAAACCGAAAAAGGATTGGAAGGCGTAACCGCGCAAGAACTGGCACGGGTAACCATTGCGTATGAGCCGGTCTGGGCAATCGGTACCGGAAAAACGGCGACCCCGGAGGATGCCGATGCGATTCATGCACATATCAGATCCGTCATTGCGAAGCTATACGGAAAGGCTGCTGCCGATGCAATGGTCATTCAGTATGGCGGTTCGATGAAGGCTGAAAATGCCAAGGCCTTACTTGCAAAAGAAAATATCGACGGAGGCTTAATCGGCGGTGCCGCACTTAAAGCAGACACCTTTGCTCCGATCGCTCTATGTGAATAA
- a CDS encoding NTP transferase domain-containing protein: MKPTLLVLAGGMGSRYGGVKQIDAVGMHNETLLDYAVYDAMHNGFGKVVFVIRKDIETDFRARLFDRIARNCDAEYLFQSIDSLIDPKELPQTVNRKKPWGTIHAVLCAENSIKTPFAIINADDYYGRKAYKTMAEHLSVLDTHSPNHAMVGYILENTMSESGSVSRGVCNVENGMLVSMKEHTKISYGEENGKRVILSQLENGVIHLTGKETVSMNLFGFSLKAFEGFHAFFEEFIKKNIASEKAECLLPEGASMLVTKGLGTIKCYTTDERWFGMTYPEDREIVKKEIAQKITENYYPEFLWK, translated from the coding sequence ATGAAACCTACATTATTGGTTTTAGCAGGAGGAATGGGGAGCCGTTACGGCGGTGTTAAGCAAATAGATGCGGTGGGGATGCATAATGAAACATTACTGGATTATGCAGTTTATGATGCTATGCATAACGGTTTCGGAAAAGTAGTATTTGTTATTCGAAAAGATATTGAAACCGATTTCCGCGCCCGTTTATTTGACCGGATTGCGCGTAATTGTGATGCAGAATACCTGTTTCAATCCATTGATTCACTGATCGATCCTAAAGAACTCCCGCAAACGGTAAACCGTAAAAAACCGTGGGGTACCATTCACGCCGTACTGTGTGCGGAGAATTCCATTAAAACGCCCTTTGCCATTATCAATGCAGACGACTATTACGGACGCAAGGCATATAAAACGATGGCTGAGCATTTATCGGTATTGGATACTCATTCTCCCAATCATGCGATGGTCGGTTATATTCTGGAGAATACGATGAGCGAATCCGGTTCCGTATCTCGGGGAGTATGCAACGTTGAGAACGGAATGCTGGTTTCTATGAAGGAACATACCAAGATTTCTTACGGTGAAGAAAACGGTAAACGGGTAATACTTTCTCAGCTTGAAAATGGAGTAATACATCTGACCGGCAAAGAAACCGTTTCTATGAATCTCTTCGGCTTTAGTCTGAAAGCATTTGAAGGTTTCCATGCATTCTTTGAAGAGTTTATTAAAAAGAATATCGCAAGCGAAAAAGCCGAATGCCTCTTACCGGAAGGAGCGAGTATGCTGGTTACGAAGGGGCTCGGTACAATCAAATGTTATACCACCGATGAACGCTGGTTCGGTATGACCTATCCCGAAGATCGCGAAATCGTGAAAAAAGAAATAGCGCAAAAAATTACAGAAAACTATTATCCCGAATTCTTGTGGAAATAA
- a CDS encoding methionine ABC transporter ATP-binding protein yields MVELKNLNKTYYLANHTVEAIKDVSLTVNDGEVFGVIGYSGAGKSSLVRCINLLEVPDSGTITVNGTAVTWEENGAFKRLSNHDMKQVRKKIGMIFQHFNLLDRSTVFDNIAYPLKYSGLSKERIRDRVHELLELVDLTDKIRAYPAQLSGGQKQRVAIARALANNPSLLLSDEATSALDPEATESILSLLKTLNKKLNLTIILITHEMAVIKSICHKVAVMEKGRVVEQGDVYSIFAAPEQDITRKFIASQSSLSKIGAIASSAHRLIDTGAGSRLVRLQFEKDVVGDALISEVSRKYNVNLSIVLANVDLIQGVPLGGIVAVIQGDTSNVDNALTYFRSKNVKIFEYAKTDISEEV; encoded by the coding sequence ATGGTAGAGTTGAAAAATCTTAATAAAACATATTATCTTGCGAACCACACGGTTGAAGCAATTAAAGATGTATCGCTTACTGTAAATGACGGTGAGGTCTTCGGTGTTATCGGTTATTCCGGAGCCGGAAAGTCCTCCCTGGTGCGGTGTATCAACTTGCTCGAAGTGCCGGACAGCGGAACGATTACGGTAAACGGTACTGCCGTTACATGGGAAGAAAACGGAGCCTTTAAGCGTCTTTCAAACCATGATATGAAACAGGTACGGAAAAAGATAGGTATGATTTTTCAGCATTTTAATTTGCTGGATCGGTCTACCGTTTTTGATAATATTGCATATCCGCTCAAGTATTCGGGATTGTCTAAGGAACGAATACGGGATCGTGTACATGAGTTACTCGAACTGGTCGATCTTACCGATAAAATACGGGCATATCCCGCTCAACTGTCGGGCGGACAGAAACAACGGGTTGCTATTGCCCGCGCCCTTGCCAATAATCCGAGTTTACTGCTTTCGGATGAGGCAACGAGCGCCCTCGATCCTGAAGCAACCGAATCGATTTTAAGCCTGCTAAAAACGCTGAATAAAAAGCTGAATCTTACCATTATCCTTATTACCCATGAAATGGCGGTGATTAAATCTATTTGTCATAAAGTTGCCGTGATGGAAAAAGGAAGGGTTGTTGAACAGGGTGATGTATATTCCATTTTTGCAGCGCCTGAGCAAGATATCACGCGAAAATTCATTGCTTCTCAGTCATCCCTTTCTAAAATCGGAGCCATTGCATCTTCCGCTCACCGCCTGATCGACACCGGTGCCGGCAGCCGCTTGGTTAGATTGCAGTTTGAAAAAGATGTTGTCGGAGATGCGCTGATCTCTGAAGTGTCTCGAAAATACAATGTAAATCTCAGTATTGTACTTGCGAATGTTGACCTTATTCAGGGTGTACCGCTTGGAGGCATCGTTGCGGTTATACAGGGCGACACATCAAATGTCGATAACGCACTTACCTATTTTCGCAGTAAAAATGTCAAAATATTTGAATATGCAAAAACTGATATATCGGAGGAAGTGTGA
- a CDS encoding methionine ABC transporter permease — MIVEFLEQWCPNLYAYWYRFLDNCLATFQMFLISGSISFVFGMFFGVLLVAFKKDGIRENKILYTVISIIINVFRSIPFIVLLVFLIPFTRAVVGTAIGVKGAVIPLIFGTVPFFSRQVESALENVNPGKVEAARSMGSGTAGLIFRVYLHESVPELIRAATITAISLVGLTTMAGAVGAGGLGDFAINYGQGLNHADIIYACIIVLLLFICFLQFTGSFFAKKTTNRGLFKKTY; from the coding sequence GTGATCGTGGAATTTCTTGAGCAGTGGTGTCCCAATCTTTATGCCTATTGGTATCGTTTCTTAGATAATTGCCTCGCAACCTTCCAGATGTTTCTTATTTCCGGAAGTATTTCATTCGTATTCGGAATGTTTTTTGGTGTCTTGCTTGTCGCGTTTAAGAAGGATGGCATAAGAGAAAATAAAATCCTCTATACCGTTATCAGTATCATTATCAACGTATTCAGATCTATTCCATTTATTGTGTTGCTCGTATTTTTGATTCCCTTTACCCGAGCGGTTGTGGGTACGGCAATCGGCGTAAAAGGAGCTGTTATTCCGTTGATTTTCGGAACCGTACCGTTCTTTTCGCGTCAGGTTGAAAGCGCCCTTGAAAATGTGAATCCGGGAAAAGTTGAAGCTGCTCGCAGTATGGGAAGCGGTACGGCCGGTTTGATTTTTCGAGTGTATCTGCATGAGTCGGTTCCTGAGCTCATCCGTGCGGCAACAATTACGGCTATTTCGCTCGTAGGTTTGACCACAATGGCAGGAGCTGTCGGCGCAGGCGGACTGGGAGACTTTGCCATCAACTATGGTCAGGGCTTAAACCACGCCGACATTATCTACGCCTGTATCATCGTATTACTGCTTTTTATCTGTTTTTTACAGTTTACCGGTTCTTTTTTCGCCAAAAAGACGACAAATAGGGGATTGTTTAAAAAGACGTACTGA